The Micromonospora sp. M71_S20 genome has a window encoding:
- a CDS encoding class F sortase, which yields MTVRHRGALAAVAAGVAALTVATVVACGSRPAGNVGATEAADLAGTAPSPPAAGPSVPVTRGELPGGTRTVPPVRLVVPAIGVTATVDAVGINGATGEFEVPPSVDRIGWYRHGPGLESRAGSVVVAGHVDSATQGEGAFFRLRELDRGDTLTATGGDGVRREYRVVAREEYRKTKIPLDRYFARDGKPRLTLITCGGPFDAEARRYRDNIVVTAVPA from the coding sequence GTGACGGTGCGCCACCGCGGGGCGCTGGCGGCCGTGGCCGCCGGCGTCGCCGCGCTCACCGTCGCGACCGTGGTCGCCTGCGGCTCCCGGCCGGCCGGGAACGTCGGCGCGACCGAGGCCGCCGACCTGGCCGGCACCGCCCCGAGCCCGCCGGCCGCCGGCCCGTCGGTGCCGGTGACCCGGGGCGAGCTGCCCGGCGGTACGCGGACCGTCCCGCCCGTACGGCTGGTCGTCCCGGCCATCGGCGTCACCGCCACGGTCGACGCCGTGGGGATCAACGGCGCGACCGGCGAGTTCGAGGTGCCGCCCAGCGTGGACCGGATCGGCTGGTACCGCCACGGCCCGGGGCTGGAGTCGCGGGCGGGATCGGTGGTCGTCGCCGGGCACGTGGACAGCGCCACCCAGGGCGAGGGGGCCTTCTTCCGGCTCCGGGAGCTGGACCGCGGCGACACCCTCACCGCCACCGGCGGCGACGGCGTCCGCAGGGAGTACCGGGTCGTGGCCCGCGAGGAGTACCGGAAGACGAAGATCCCCCTGGACCGCTACTTCGCCCGGGACGGCAAGCCCCGGCTGACCCTGATCACCTGCGGCGGGCCGTTCGACGCCGAGGCACGCCGGTACCGCGACAACATCGTGGTCACCGCCGTGCCGGCCTGA
- a CDS encoding DUF4397 domain-containing protein — protein sequence MQLSYFRRVAAGGAVAALTFAGAGALTATPAYAASSKVSVVHGIPDTPVDVYVNGEKTLDNFKPGDVAGPLNLEEGAYDIALTKPGEPIAQAILSVDDAAVPGGANISIAAHLDAAGKPRITPFVNDTGKVAAGKARLIVRHTAAAPAVDVRAGGTPVFEGLTNPNEAKGDVDAGTVKADVVLAGTDTVAIGPADLDLKEGTATIVYAIGSAEAKNLGVVAQTITGLHSAPAGVPSGDGGRAGTGVDTWWYVLTGAGALLLVGGGARVATARTGRR from the coding sequence ATGCAGCTCTCGTACTTCCGTCGGGTCGCCGCGGGCGGGGCGGTCGCCGCGCTGACGTTCGCCGGAGCCGGCGCCCTCACCGCCACCCCCGCGTACGCCGCCTCGTCCAAGGTCTCCGTCGTGCACGGCATCCCGGACACCCCGGTCGACGTGTACGTCAACGGCGAGAAGACGCTGGACAACTTCAAGCCCGGCGACGTGGCCGGCCCGCTGAACCTCGAGGAGGGCGCGTACGACATCGCCCTCACCAAGCCCGGCGAGCCGATCGCCCAGGCCATCCTCAGCGTCGACGACGCCGCGGTGCCGGGTGGGGCGAACATCAGCATCGCCGCCCACCTCGACGCCGCCGGCAAGCCGAGGATCACGCCGTTCGTCAACGACACCGGCAAGGTCGCCGCCGGCAAGGCCCGGCTGATCGTCCGGCACACCGCCGCCGCCCCGGCGGTGGACGTGCGCGCCGGCGGCACCCCGGTCTTCGAGGGCCTCACCAACCCGAACGAGGCCAAGGGCGACGTCGACGCGGGCACCGTCAAGGCGGACGTGGTGCTCGCCGGCACCGACACCGTGGCGATCGGGCCGGCGGACCTCGACCTCAAGGAGGGCACCGCGACGATCGTGTACGCCATCGGCTCGGCCGAGGCGAAGAACCTGGGCGTCGTGGCGCAGACCATCACCGGTCTGCACTCGGCCCCGGCCGGGGTGCCCAGCGGCGACGGCGGCCGGGCGGGCACCGGCGTCGACACCTGGTGGTACGTGCTGACCGGCGCCGGCGCGCTGCTCCTGGTCGGCGGCGGGGCGCGGGTGGCCACCGCCCGGACCGGTCGCAGGTGA
- a CDS encoding RNA polymerase sigma factor: protein MTAARQEPDPPVDDLAARFRAGDELALREAYDRYGRAVLHLATSTLANRSDAEDVAQTTFVAAWLGRDTFDPTRGSLVGWLLGIGRRKVIDRLRASARETRVVETVRQLPESVPTGPDPDTVVDRLVVADELARLPDDQRRMLELAFFDDLTHQQIATVTGVPLGTVKSHIRRGMASLKRRWEVDGAAPGPRPAGLPGAR, encoded by the coding sequence GTGACAGCGGCACGGCAGGAGCCGGACCCACCCGTGGACGACCTGGCCGCCCGCTTCCGTGCGGGCGACGAGCTGGCGCTGCGGGAGGCGTACGACCGGTACGGCCGGGCGGTCCTGCACCTGGCCACCAGCACGTTGGCCAACCGCAGCGACGCGGAGGACGTGGCCCAGACCACCTTCGTCGCCGCCTGGCTGGGGCGGGACACCTTCGACCCGACCAGGGGCTCGCTGGTCGGCTGGCTGCTCGGCATCGGCCGGCGCAAGGTGATCGACCGGCTGCGGGCCTCCGCCCGGGAGACCCGGGTGGTCGAGACGGTCCGGCAGCTGCCGGAGTCGGTGCCGACCGGCCCGGATCCGGACACGGTGGTCGACCGGCTCGTGGTCGCCGACGAGCTGGCCCGACTGCCCGACGACCAGCGGCGCATGCTGGAGTTGGCGTTCTTCGACGACCTGACCCACCAGCAGATCGCGACGGTGACCGGGGTGCCGCTGGGCACGGTCAAGAGCCACATCCGGCGCGGCATGGCGAGCTTGAAACGCAGATGGGAGGTGGACGGTGCCGCACCTGGACCACGACCGGCTGGTCTTCCTGGCGCTCGGTGA
- a CDS encoding anti-sigma factor, which translates to MPHLDHDRLVFLALGETEADAGENTHLDTCAHCRAEVETLQHVAGLGAGAQGLHDLPDPPERVWQGVVAEIRAAEALPVLPGPRAERSTDERPSGEPPSDRSGGVLLAPRRGRWSRWAVTAATAVAAAAIGVVGTVAVLDATGSTPEPAPRRVVLASAPLKAYGETPPDANGEARVFDNGRLHLHVANLPDVPGYYEVWLINPRNMEMFSVGVLGDSADELLPLPPNVDLQAYSVVDVSAEAYDNNTAHSGKSLLRGTLTG; encoded by the coding sequence GTGCCGCACCTGGACCACGACCGGCTGGTCTTCCTGGCGCTCGGTGAGACCGAGGCGGACGCCGGAGAGAACACCCACCTCGACACCTGCGCGCACTGCCGGGCGGAGGTGGAGACGCTCCAGCACGTGGCCGGCCTCGGCGCCGGCGCCCAGGGCCTGCACGACCTGCCCGACCCGCCGGAGCGCGTCTGGCAGGGCGTCGTCGCGGAGATCCGGGCGGCGGAGGCCCTCCCGGTGCTGCCCGGGCCGCGCGCCGAGCGGTCGACCGACGAGCGCCCCTCGGGCGAACCGCCCTCCGACCGGTCGGGCGGGGTGCTCCTCGCGCCAAGGCGGGGGCGCTGGTCGCGCTGGGCCGTGACCGCCGCGACCGCGGTGGCCGCCGCCGCGATCGGCGTCGTCGGCACCGTCGCCGTGCTCGACGCGACCGGATCGACGCCGGAGCCCGCGCCGCGGCGGGTGGTGCTGGCCAGCGCGCCGCTGAAGGCGTACGGCGAGACGCCGCCGGACGCCAACGGCGAGGCCCGGGTCTTCGACAACGGCAGGTTGCACCTGCACGTGGCGAATCTCCCGGACGTCCCGGGGTACTACGAGGTCTGGCTCATCAACCCGCGGAACATGGAGATGTTCTCGGTCGGCGTGCTCGGCGACTCGGCGGACGAGCTGCTGCCGTTGCCGCCGAACGTGGACCTTCAGGCATACTCGGTTGTCGACGTCTCCGCCGAGGCGTACGACAACAACACCGCCCACTCCGGCAAGAGCCTGTTGAGGGGCACCCTGACGGGCTGA
- a CDS encoding cation-transporting P-type ATPase — translation MPARTSEGDHHALAVHEVVLLLGTDTEHGLTDEEAAARLQRYGPNVLPSAARGGALRRLLRQFHNPLIYVLVAAGVVTLLLAEYVDSAVIFGVVLVNAVVGFLQESRAEAALDALRAMVRTQARVLRGGRQRHVPSDDVVPGDLVLMEAGEKVPADLRLVRAAELRADESALTGESLPVRKDELVVPAETPVADRRNLLYSGTLLTGGTALGVAVATGAETELGRIHRLVGGAQVLDTPLTVKLARFSRLLTVAILLLAALTFGIGVVRGQDAGETFTAAVALAVGAIPEGLPAAVTITLAIGVSRMARRRAVIRRLPAVETLGSTTVICTDKTGTLTENQMTVQVLWTPQGRYEVGGTGYAPTGEIRDPGGGPAPTGEGALRWSLLAGVGCNDARLDEQDGRWVVLGDPTEGAMLVAGAKVGLHAHEVAAELPRVAAVPFTSERQFMATLHERPDGGRMVLVKGAVERVVEWSGSAARPDGSTGPLDAPAVLAAAHELAAEGLRVLATAMRPVGPADGLAEEELAGTLVFTGLHAMLDPPRAAAAAAVRSCHRAGIDVKMITGDHLATASAIARRLGLLRTEPGPGDVLTGADLAALPAGELPAAVRQASVFARVSPEQKLRLVEALQADGQVVAMTGDGVNDAPALRQANIGVAMGRSGTEVAKEAADVVLTDDDFATIETAVAEGRGVFANLTKFITWTLPTNAAEGLVILVAIVLGSALPILPSQILWINMTTAVFLGLTLAFEPREPGIMDRPPRDPGQPLLTVALVVRILLVSALLVVGAWWLFEWERSGGADLAQARTAAVNLFVTVMAFYLFSCRSLTRSPWRLGLFSNRWLIVGVLVQALGQLALTYLPVMNDLFRTAPIDGQAWLRILGIAVVVSAIVALDKRFGRFGRRLG, via the coding sequence ATGCCGGCCAGGACGTCCGAGGGTGACCACCACGCGCTCGCCGTGCACGAGGTCGTGCTGCTGCTCGGGACCGACACCGAGCACGGGCTGACCGACGAGGAGGCGGCGGCCCGGCTCCAGCGGTACGGGCCCAACGTGCTGCCCAGCGCGGCGCGGGGCGGGGCCCTGCGCCGGCTGCTGCGGCAGTTCCACAACCCGCTGATCTACGTGCTGGTCGCCGCTGGCGTGGTCACCCTGCTGCTCGCCGAGTACGTCGACTCGGCGGTGATCTTCGGGGTGGTGCTCGTCAACGCCGTCGTCGGCTTCCTCCAGGAGTCCCGTGCGGAGGCGGCCCTCGACGCGCTGCGGGCGATGGTGCGTACGCAGGCCCGGGTGCTGCGCGGCGGCCGGCAGCGCCACGTGCCGTCGGACGACGTGGTCCCCGGGGACCTGGTGCTGATGGAGGCGGGGGAGAAGGTGCCCGCCGACCTGCGGCTGGTCCGCGCCGCCGAACTGCGGGCCGACGAGTCGGCGCTGACCGGCGAGTCGCTGCCCGTACGCAAGGACGAGCTGGTCGTACCGGCCGAGACGCCGGTGGCCGACCGCCGCAACCTGCTCTACTCCGGCACCCTGCTCACCGGCGGCACGGCGCTCGGCGTCGCGGTCGCCACCGGGGCGGAGACGGAACTGGGCCGGATCCACCGCCTGGTCGGCGGCGCGCAGGTGCTGGACACGCCGCTGACGGTCAAGCTCGCCCGGTTCAGCCGGCTGCTCACCGTCGCGATCCTGCTCCTCGCCGCGCTGACCTTCGGCATCGGCGTGGTACGGGGGCAGGACGCCGGCGAGACGTTCACGGCCGCCGTGGCGCTGGCCGTCGGCGCGATCCCGGAGGGGCTGCCCGCCGCCGTGACGATCACCCTGGCGATCGGCGTGTCCCGGATGGCCCGCCGTCGGGCGGTGATCCGGCGGCTGCCGGCGGTGGAGACGCTGGGCAGCACCACGGTGATCTGCACAGACAAGACCGGCACCCTCACCGAGAACCAGATGACGGTCCAGGTGCTCTGGACGCCGCAGGGGCGCTACGAGGTCGGCGGGACCGGCTACGCCCCGACCGGCGAGATCCGGGACCCCGGGGGCGGCCCGGCCCCGACCGGGGAGGGCGCGCTGCGCTGGTCGCTGCTGGCCGGCGTGGGCTGCAACGACGCCCGGCTGGACGAGCAGGACGGGCGGTGGGTCGTGCTGGGCGACCCCACCGAGGGGGCGATGCTGGTGGCGGGCGCCAAGGTGGGGCTGCACGCGCACGAGGTCGCCGCGGAACTGCCCCGGGTGGCTGCCGTCCCGTTCACCTCGGAGCGGCAGTTCATGGCGACCCTGCACGAGCGTCCCGACGGCGGGCGGATGGTGCTGGTCAAGGGGGCCGTGGAGCGGGTGGTCGAGTGGTCCGGCTCGGCGGCGCGTCCCGACGGCTCGACCGGCCCGCTCGACGCCCCGGCCGTGCTGGCCGCCGCCCACGAACTGGCCGCCGAGGGGCTGCGGGTGCTCGCCACCGCGATGCGGCCGGTCGGCCCGGCGGACGGGCTCGCGGAGGAGGAACTGGCCGGCACCCTGGTCTTCACCGGGCTGCACGCGATGCTCGACCCGCCCCGGGCCGCCGCCGCGGCGGCCGTCAGGTCCTGCCACCGCGCGGGGATCGACGTGAAGATGATCACCGGGGACCACCTGGCCACCGCCAGCGCCATCGCGCGCCGGCTCGGGCTGCTGCGTACCGAGCCCGGCCCGGGCGACGTGCTGACCGGCGCCGACCTGGCGGCGCTGCCCGCCGGGGAGCTGCCCGCGGCGGTACGACAGGCGTCGGTGTTCGCCCGCGTCTCGCCCGAGCAGAAGCTGCGACTGGTGGAGGCGTTGCAGGCCGACGGCCAGGTGGTCGCGATGACCGGTGACGGGGTCAACGACGCCCCCGCGTTGCGCCAGGCCAACATCGGGGTGGCCATGGGCCGCAGCGGCACCGAGGTGGCCAAGGAGGCCGCCGACGTCGTGCTGACCGACGACGACTTCGCCACCATCGAGACGGCCGTCGCGGAGGGGCGCGGCGTCTTCGCCAACCTGACCAAGTTCATCACCTGGACGCTGCCCACCAACGCGGCGGAGGGGCTGGTCATCCTCGTCGCGATCGTGCTCGGCTCGGCGCTGCCGATCCTGCCGAGCCAGATCCTCTGGATCAACATGACCACGGCGGTGTTCCTCGGTCTGACGCTCGCCTTCGAGCCGAGGGAGCCCGGGATCATGGACCGCCCGCCCCGCGACCCGGGTCAGCCCCTGCTGACCGTCGCGCTGGTGGTCCGGATCCTGCTGGTCTCCGCGCTGCTGGTGGTGGGCGCCTGGTGGCTGTTCGAGTGGGAGCGTTCCGGCGGGGCCGACCTGGCGCAGGCGCGCACCGCCGCGGTGAACCTCTTCGTCACCGTGATGGCGTTCTACCTGTTCAGCTGCCGCTCCCTGACCCGCTCGCCCTGGCGGCTGGGCCTGTTCAGCAACCGCTGGCTGATCGTCGGGGTGCTGGTGCAGGCCCTCGGCCAGCTCGCCCTGACCTACCTGCCGGTGATGAACGACCTGTTCCGCACGGCGCCCATCGACGGGCAGGCGTGGCTGCGGATCCTGGGCATCGCCGTCGTGGTCTCCGCCATCGTCGCGCTCGACAAGCGGTTCGGCCGCTTCGGCCGCCGGCTCGGCTGA
- a CDS encoding electron transfer flavoprotein subunit alpha/FixB family protein: protein MSEVLVVVEATREFGVKKVTLEMLTLARELGSPSAVVLGGPGAAEALSARLGEYGAEKVYAAESEEIDGYLVAPKATVVAELVSRVQPAAVLLASSQEGKEIAARLAVKLDNGILTDVVGLAADGTATQVAFAGSAIVKSKVTRGLPLVTVRPNSVNPTPAAASPAVEQLTVAVADTDKLARVVERVAEQKGSRPELTEAGIVVSGGRGVGNADNFKLVEELADLLGGAVGASRAAVDSGYYPHQFQVGQTGKTVSPQLYVALGISGAIQHRAGMQTSKTIVAVNKDGEAPIFELADFGVVGDLFKIVPQAAEEIRKRK, encoded by the coding sequence ATGTCTGAGGTTCTCGTCGTCGTCGAAGCCACCCGGGAGTTCGGCGTCAAGAAGGTCACCCTGGAGATGCTCACCCTCGCCCGCGAGCTGGGCAGCCCGAGCGCGGTCGTGCTCGGCGGCCCCGGCGCTGCCGAGGCGTTGAGCGCCAGGCTGGGCGAGTACGGTGCGGAGAAGGTCTACGCGGCCGAGAGCGAGGAGATCGACGGCTACCTGGTGGCGCCGAAGGCGACCGTGGTGGCCGAGTTGGTGTCGCGGGTGCAGCCGGCCGCTGTGCTGCTGGCGTCGTCGCAGGAGGGCAAGGAGATCGCCGCCCGGCTGGCGGTGAAGTTGGACAACGGCATCCTGACCGACGTGGTCGGTCTGGCCGCCGACGGCACCGCCACGCAGGTGGCGTTCGCCGGTTCCGCGATCGTCAAGTCGAAGGTCACCCGGGGTCTGCCGTTGGTCACGGTGCGGCCGAACTCGGTCAACCCGACCCCGGCGGCGGCCAGCCCGGCGGTGGAGCAGCTCACCGTCGCGGTCGCCGACACCGACAAGCTGGCGAGGGTCGTCGAGCGGGTTGCCGAGCAGAAGGGCTCGCGTCCGGAGCTGACCGAGGCCGGCATCGTGGTCTCGGGTGGTCGTGGTGTCGGTAACGCCGACAACTTCAAGCTGGTCGAGGAGTTGGCCGACCTGCTCGGTGGTGCTGTCGGGGCGTCGCGCGCGGCGGTCGACTCCGGTTACTACCCGCACCAGTTCCAGGTGGGTCAGACCGGTAAGACGGTGTCTCCGCAGCTTTACGTCGCGCTCGGTATCTCGGGTGCGATCCAGCACCGGGCCGGTATGCAGACCTCGAAGACGATCGTCGCGGTCAACAAGGACGGCGAGGCGCCGATCTTCGAGCTGGCTGACTTCGGTGTGGTGGGCGACCTGTTCAAGATCGTCCCGCAGGCCGCGGAGGAGATCCGCAAGCGCAAGTGA
- a CDS encoding electron transfer flavoprotein subunit beta/FixA family protein, which yields MNIVVLVKQVPDSGADRSLRTDDNTVDRGSANNVINEMDEYAIEEALKIKEAHGGEVTVLTMGPDRATESIRKALSMGPDKAVHVLDDALHGSCAVATSKVLAAALGQLNADLVLCGSESTDGRVQVMPHMLAERLGIAALTGARKLTVDGATLTVERQTEEGYEVVTATTPAVVSVWDTINEPRYPSFKGIMAAKKKPVQTLSLADLGVAAAEVGFEGATSAVLEHSKRPPRSGGAKVTDEGDGGVKLVEFLAAEKFV from the coding sequence ATGAACATCGTCGTACTCGTCAAGCAGGTGCCTGATTCGGGCGCGGACCGCAGCCTGCGTACTGACGACAACACCGTCGACCGCGGTTCGGCGAACAACGTGATCAACGAGATGGACGAGTACGCCATCGAGGAGGCGTTGAAGATCAAGGAGGCGCACGGGGGTGAGGTGACGGTCCTGACGATGGGTCCGGACCGGGCGACCGAGTCGATCCGTAAGGCGCTGTCGATGGGCCCGGACAAGGCCGTGCACGTGCTGGACGACGCCCTGCACGGCTCCTGCGCCGTCGCCACGTCGAAGGTCCTCGCCGCCGCGCTCGGTCAGTTGAACGCCGATCTGGTGTTGTGTGGCAGCGAGTCGACCGATGGCCGGGTGCAGGTGATGCCGCACATGCTCGCCGAGCGGTTGGGCATCGCGGCGCTGACCGGCGCCCGCAAGCTCACCGTCGACGGTGCGACCCTGACCGTCGAGCGGCAGACCGAGGAGGGCTACGAGGTGGTCACCGCCACCACGCCCGCCGTGGTCTCCGTCTGGGACACCATCAACGAGCCGCGGTATCCGTCGTTCAAGGGCATCATGGCCGCGAAGAAGAAGCCGGTGCAGACGCTGTCCCTGGCCGATCTCGGGGTGGCTGCGGCGGAGGTGGGTTTCGAGGGCGCGACCAGCGCCGTGCTGGAGCATTCGAAGCGTCCGCCGCGCTCCGGCGGCGCGAAGGTCACCGACGAGGGCGACGGCGGCGTGAAGCTGGTCGAGTTCCTCGCTGCCGAGAAGTTTGTGTGA
- a CDS encoding GNAT family N-acetyltransferase — translation MTDLDVTTLRNAYDEQLRALVPDPLPAGVAVERDGPLIRILGLDHGGFLAYRDLGGLTGAALDELIARQVETFRARGESVEWKLHGHDEPADLPDRLRAAGFVPEERETVMIGPVAPLAAALPVVPEGVRLREVTARADLDRIVAMEEAVWNSDRGHLATGLEKEIAADPQSITVVVAEAGDEVVSAGWVRYVPGTGFATLWGGSTLAPWRRRGIYRALVNHRARLAAQRDRTLLQVDASDDSRPILQRLGLVPVTTTTPYVYTP, via the coding sequence GTGACGGATCTTGACGTGACCACGCTGCGGAACGCGTACGACGAGCAGTTGCGGGCGCTGGTGCCCGACCCGTTGCCGGCCGGGGTGGCGGTGGAACGGGACGGCCCGCTGATCCGCATCCTCGGCCTCGACCACGGCGGCTTCCTCGCCTACCGCGACCTGGGCGGGCTGACCGGCGCGGCGCTGGACGAGCTGATCGCCCGGCAGGTGGAGACCTTCCGGGCGCGCGGCGAGTCGGTCGAGTGGAAGCTGCACGGCCACGACGAGCCGGCGGACCTGCCGGACCGGTTGCGCGCGGCGGGATTCGTCCCGGAGGAGCGGGAGACCGTGATGATCGGGCCGGTCGCGCCGCTCGCCGCCGCGCTCCCGGTCGTCCCCGAGGGCGTACGCCTGCGGGAGGTGACCGCCCGGGCGGACCTGGACCGGATCGTGGCGATGGAGGAGGCGGTCTGGAACTCCGACCGCGGCCACCTGGCGACCGGTCTGGAGAAGGAGATCGCCGCCGACCCGCAGTCGATCACCGTGGTGGTGGCCGAGGCGGGCGACGAGGTGGTCAGCGCGGGTTGGGTGCGGTACGTGCCGGGGACGGGGTTCGCCACGCTGTGGGGCGGGTCGACGCTGGCGCCGTGGCGTCGCCGGGGCATCTACCGGGCGCTGGTCAACCATCGGGCCCGGCTGGCGGCCCAGCGCGACCGGACGTTGCTCCAGGTGGACGCCTCCGACGACAGCCGGCCGATCCTTCAGCGGCTCGGTCTCGTCCCGGTCACGACCACCACGCCGTACGTCTACACTCCGTGA
- a CDS encoding YidH family protein, translating to MWQAIRRWFDPRELRSVGSTPDYRFSLANERTFLAWLRTGLALVAGGLAAAQFLPPLPLAHLREVIAVALLLLGGTVAVRAVDNWARTERAIRLGEELPASRFPAVLALAVGLGALLLVAAVLARAVGGP from the coding sequence GTGTGGCAGGCGATCAGGCGATGGTTCGACCCGCGCGAACTGCGCTCGGTCGGCAGCACCCCCGACTACCGCTTCTCGCTGGCCAACGAGCGGACCTTCCTGGCCTGGCTGCGTACCGGGCTGGCGCTGGTCGCGGGCGGACTGGCCGCCGCGCAGTTCCTGCCACCCCTGCCGCTGGCGCACCTGCGCGAGGTGATCGCCGTCGCGCTGCTGCTGCTCGGCGGCACGGTCGCCGTGCGGGCGGTCGACAACTGGGCGCGTACGGAGCGGGCCATCCGGCTCGGCGAGGAGTTGCCCGCCTCCCGCTTCCCGGCGGTGCTCGCCCTCGCCGTCGGTCTCGGCGCGCTGCTGCTGGTCGCGGCGGTGCTGGCCCGGGCGGTCGGCGGTCCGTGA
- a CDS encoding DUF202 domain-containing protein → MSHQTEPPRRDRPARDPGLQPERTRLAWRRTALALTVIMVLTVRLALTGPPAGGTLGALVAGVAVLGWGAALTVCWRRATGSGPPPGYGRSLPLVALATAGFALLGALLAARGLG, encoded by the coding sequence GTGAGCCACCAGACGGAGCCGCCACGGCGGGACCGGCCGGCGCGTGACCCGGGACTGCAACCCGAGCGGACCCGGCTGGCCTGGCGGCGTACGGCGCTGGCGCTCACCGTGATCATGGTGCTGACCGTGCGGCTCGCGCTCACCGGCCCGCCCGCCGGCGGGACGCTCGGCGCGCTGGTCGCCGGGGTCGCCGTGCTGGGCTGGGGCGCGGCGCTGACGGTCTGCTGGCGGCGGGCCACCGGCAGCGGTCCACCCCCCGGCTACGGGCGGTCGCTGCCCCTGGTCGCCCTCGCCACCGCCGGCTTCGCGCTGCTCGGCGCCCTCCTGGCGGCGCGCGGACTGGGTTGA
- a CDS encoding PLD nuclease N-terminal domain-containing protein, protein MARLYVLLFVVQIVLAVCALISCLSAEEGEIKALPRIAWVLIILFFPLLGSLAWFAAGRERVPGRPAGGAPKGRILPPRERPRPVAPDDDPEFLRSLGERSRREDGELFRRWEEDLRRREDEMRRRDGEPPREEDRPEGSTPGA, encoded by the coding sequence ATGGCCCGGCTCTACGTCCTCCTCTTCGTCGTGCAGATCGTCCTCGCCGTCTGCGCGCTGATCAGCTGCCTCTCCGCCGAGGAGGGCGAGATCAAAGCCCTGCCCCGGATCGCCTGGGTGCTGATCATCCTGTTCTTCCCGCTGCTCGGCTCCCTCGCCTGGTTCGCCGCGGGTCGCGAGCGCGTCCCCGGGCGCCCCGCCGGCGGAGCGCCGAAGGGCCGGATCCTGCCGCCCCGGGAGCGGCCCCGCCCGGTCGCCCCCGACGACGACCCCGAGTTCCTCCGCTCGCTGGGCGAGCGCTCCCGGCGGGAGGACGGGGAGCTGTTCCGCCGCTGGGAGGAGGACCTGCGCCGCCGCGAGGACGAGATGCGCCGGCGCGACGGCGAACCGCCGCGCGAGGAGGACCGGCCCGAGGGGTCCACGCCCGGCGCCTGA